The Microbacterium phyllosphaerae region GGCGGCGAGGTCACGTCGGACACTCCCGAGTCGGCGAGCGCCACCGTGATCGAGACGACCGAGGCCGGGGCAGCGGATCCGGTGTTCGGCCCGAGCGCCCCCGCACTCACCGTGTTCACGGCACACAAGGAGAGCGCTGCCGCCGTGCCCGAGGGCGCTGTGCTGCTCGCCACGAACGACACGTGCCCGGTGCAGGCGTACCGCGTGGGCACGCACCTGTACACGGCGCAGTTCCACCCCGAACCCACGCCGCGCGACTTCGCCGACCGCATGACGTTCTACCGCACCACCGGGTACTTCGACCCCGACGAGTTCGACCTCGTGCAGGGGCAGGTGCTCTCGGCATCCGTGACCGAGGGCGCAGCGCTCCTCCGTCGGTTCGCGCAGACGTTCGCCGCGGCCTGAGCTCAGCCTCGCAGCAGCTCGACGCGCTCGCGTAGGTAGGCCTCCAGCGGCATCCACCCGCCCGCCGTGCTCCAGTGCACCGACGGCACGCCGTCGATCAGCTTCAGGGGGCCGGACTCCCCGCCCGCGTCCACCGCCTCCACGTCGATCACCGTCCAGCCGATGTGGGCGACCTCGCCCTCACCGAAGCCTCCGCGCAGCGCGAGCGCCCGCCGAGCGGCACGCTCACGTGCGGACTCGGCCGTGTACCCGCGCCGACCGGGATCGGCGGCGCGCAGCACCTCAGACGTGGCGAGCGTGTGGGTGTCGGTGAGCAGCAGCGCGCCGAGGTGCCAGGCCTCGCCGACGCGGACGATCCGCTGGCCGCGCCAGCGCGAGTCGCGCTCCTCGCCGAGCCCCTCTTTCGGAGCGCCCGCGAGCGCCTCCCTCGCGTCGGCGAGAAGCTGCGAAGCCGTACGGCCGATCTCCTGCATCCCTCCAGGGTAGGACCGCGATTCGCCCGGGGGTCGCATCCACGGCAGAATCGATGCACACCCCCGAGGAGTCCCCATGTCTCAGCCCGACACCGCCCGCCTGCTGATCGCCTGCGACGATCAGCCCGGCATCGTCTCCGCCGTCGCCGGTGTGCTCGCAGCCCACGGCGCGAACATCATCTCGCTCGACCAGCACTCGACCGACTCCGAGGGTGGTCGGTTCTTCCAGCGCACGGTGATCCACCTGCCCGGCCTCTCGGCCGCGCGACCCGCTCTCGAGGCCGACATCGCACAGGTCGCCGAACGGTTCGGTATGGAGTGGTCGCTGCATGACACGGCCCGTCGCAAACGCGTCGCGATCTTCGTGTCGAAGTACGACCACTGTCTGATGGAGCTGCTGTGGCGCACCCAGCGCGGCCAGCTCGACGTCGACATCACCATGGTCGTCTCCAACCATCCCGACCTCGCAGAGTCGGTGCGCTCGTTCGGCGTGCCGTTCGTGCACATCCCCTCGGGCGACAAGCAGGCGATGGAGCAGCGGCAGCTCGAGCTGCTGAGCGGCAACGTCGACCTCGTGGTGCTGGCTCGCTACATGCAGATCCTCACCGACGGCTTCATCGAAGGCCTCGGCGCACCGATCATCAACATCCACCACTCGTTCCTGCCCGCGTTCATCGGCGCGAACCCGTACGCACGCGCGAAGGACCGCGGTGTGAAGCTGATCGGTGCCACCGCGCACTACGCGACGGCCGACCTCGACGAGGGCCCGATCATCGAGCAGGATGTCACCCGCGTCACGCACTCCGAGTCCGCCGCCGACCTGCAGAGCCGCGGTGCCGACGTCGAGCGCCTGGTGCTCGCACGTGCCGTGCAGTGGCACGCCGAGGACCGCGTGATCGTGCACGGCCGGTCGACCGTCATCCTCTGAGTCGAGCAGGAGCGGGAGCTGTGCGGCGTATCTAGCCGATCACGTCGACAGCGAGCCCACGCGAGGCGGTCGCCAGACGCTTGTCATTCGTCCAGAGCTCCGTGCACTCCGAGAGCTGGGCTGCGGCGAGATGCACGGCATCGGGGGTCTTGAGCCTGAAGTCCGCGCGCAATTCTGCGGCCCGGACGAACACGGCCACGTCCAGATCGACGATCTCGATCCGATCGAACAGCGCGAGGTACCGGTCTCGCACCTCGACATTGCGATCTCGCAGTGGTCCGACGAGACATTCCTGCAGGGCGAGAGGGCTGGATGCCACTGGTGAGTCGACCGCTGCGAGCGCTCTTCTCACCGCGTCGCCGCGTGGGCCGGAGTCCTCGAGCGCATAGATGAGGATGCACGAGTCGAGATAGATCATTCCCAGGAATCTCGGCTGTCTTCGATCTGAGCATCGAGTTCCGACGCTTCGCGGGTGAGTCGCTCAGGAAGGGGATTCCCCTCGATCCACTCGACGAGAAGCCGTCCGCTGCGCACCACGTCGACCGGACCGACAGGAACGATCCTGGCCACGGGTGTTCCCCGCTTGGTGATGATGACGTCTCCCCCGGCCTGGGATTCGGCGATCAGCCGGGAGAGGCTGTTCCGCGCCTCCAGCACGTTGTGCGTTGACATGAGGCCATCCTAGCCATCTTCCTAGCCAGGATCCACGGTCAGGGGCACCGATCACAGCCTGGGCGGCACCCCCGCCAGCAGCTCGGCGAACGCATCCGCCGCGGTGGCGTAGCGTGCGAGCGGTGCGCCTTGGCCCATCCACAGCGACTGCAGCTCGCCGAGGTTCTGCTGTCCGGCCGCCGCGCGGAACTGACCCGTGAGCCAGTTCTGCATCGGGAACCGTGCGATCGTTCCGCTGGCCTCGATCGCCCGCACGACGCGATTGCGGGCGCCGCGAGCGAGACGCCCACTCATCGCCCGGGTGAGCACGGTGGCGTCGGCGGCGGTCGTGCGGATCGCGTCGCGGTGCGCGTCGTTCGCAGCGGATTCGGCGGTGGCGAGGAACGCGGTGCCCACCTGCACGCCAGAGGACCCGAGCGCGAACGCCGCAGCGACTCCGCGCCGGTCGGCGATCCCGCCGGCGGCGATCACCGGCACATCCACCGCATCGACGACCTGCGGGATGAGCGCGAACGTGCCGACGAGCGACTCCTCGGGAGGACGCAGGAACGACACCCGATGCCCGCCCGCCTCCAGCCCCGTCGCGACGACGACGTCGACCCCGACGTCGGCGAGCGCAGTGGCCTCGGTGACCGTCGTCGCTGCCCCCACGACCCGGATGCCGCGGCTGTGGGCCTCGTCGACGATCTCGACCGAGGGCGCTCCGAAGACGGTGCTGAGCACGGGCGGCGCGGACTCCCAGATGGCGTCCAGCTGCTCGTCGAGCGGGGGCAGGTAGCGGTCGGGCCTGCTCGGAACCTCGACGCCCACGGCCTCGAAGAACGGTTCGAGCGCCTGGGCGAACACAGTGTGCTGCGGATTCGGCGCGACCTCGTCGCCGGTGGGCAGCCAGATGTTGACCGCGAACGGACGAGACGTCGCCGCGCGCAGGGCCGCCACGGTCGAGCGGATGCGATCGCCGTCGTAGCCGTAGAGGCCGTATCCGCCGAGGCCGCCGGCGTCGCTGACGGCGGCGGCCAGTGCCACGGACGAGAGTCCGCCGAACGGGCCGAGGAAGATCGGATGCTCGATGCCGAGCAGCTCGCACAGGTCAGTCATTCTTCGAGGCTATCGCCGCCCCGCTGCGTCGCGGCGGGCCCGCCAACCGATCCTGCTCCCGGATGCCGGTGTTACGCTCGCTGTGAGGGAGGCGCGCATGAGCGAGTGGTTCGGGCAGATGCTCGGCTTCGTCGCGTCCGCGCTCGGCGTCGTCGCGATGCCCGATGCCGCCGCCCTCGGAGTCGCGATCGCGCTGATCGCTCTGACCACGCTCACGATCGTCGTCGCACTGAGTGTCGCACCGACCTCGCCGAGCACCGCCCCGCATCCGCTGCGGGCGATCGACGTCTCGACGCTACTCGCCCAGAGCGATCCGGATGCCGCCGGTCACCCGCGCCCTCGTGCGCCGGGAGTCGCCGTTCCCGCGTAGTCCGTCCTCGTACGGGACTGCGCGGCTTTCGCCGACCCTTCCCGACACACGAACGGACTTCCATGGACATCTTCGCCTTCCCTCCCCTGACCGCCCTTCTGGATGCGGCGTACGGCGCCCTTGCCGGGCTCGCCTCACTGCTCGACCCTCTCGCCGGAGCATCCGCCGCCGCTCTCGCGGTGGTGCTCGTCACGCTGCTCGTACGCGCCCTGCTCATCCCCGTCGGCTTCTCCCAGGCCAGAGCCGAGCAGACGAGGGCTCGACTCGCGCCGAAGCTGCGTGAACTGCAGCGCCGACACAAGAAGAACCCCGAACGCCTGCAGAAGGAGATGCTCGAGCTCTACCGCTCCGAGAACACGTCTCCGTTCGCCGGCATGCTGCCCGTGCTCGCGCAGGCACCCGTCGTCGGGCTGCTCTACACGCTCTTCATCCGACCCGAGATCGCCGGCCACCCCAACGACCTGCTGACGCACGACCTGTTCGGCGCTCCGCTGGGCACGAGCCTCATCTCGTCGGTGTTCGGCGGCACCGCGTCGCCGTCGACCCTGCTGGTGTTCGGCGTGCTGATCGTCATCATGCTCGTCGTGGCCGACATCACGCGTCGCGTCTTCACCCCGGCACCGGTCGAGGGCGACTCTCCCTCGAACTCGCCGACCATGGTGCGCGTCACGAGTGCGCTCCACTACCTGACGGCGGTGTTCGCGGTGTTCGTTCCGCTCGCTGCGGCGCTTTATCTCACCGTCACGGTCGTGTGGACGCTCGTGCAGCGCTCACTGCTGCGCCGCCGCTACCCTCTGCCCGTGCCCGCCACAGTCGCCGCCTGACGGGTGGTCGCCGCCTGACGGGTGGTCGCCGCCTGACGCAGAACCGCCGCCTGGCGCGGACAGGGTCATTCCGGCAGCGGAATGGGAGCGGTGAAGGGCCCGGTCTCGTCGTCGGGTTCGCCCTCGTCGTCGCGGTCGTTCTCGGCATCCGCTCGGCGTCGCTGTCGACGCACCCCGAGCGTGGTGCCGACGCTGGCCGCGACCACGAGGGCGATCGCGAGCATCCGCAGCGGCGTCGCGCTCTGGCCGAGGATCAGCCATCCGGCGAGGGTCGCGAAAGCCGGCTCGAGGCTCAGCAGCACGCCGAACACGCGCTGCGGCAGGCGGCGGAGCGCCGCGAGCTCGAAGCTGTACGGGATGACCGACGACAGCACGGCGGTGACCGCGGCGAGCAGCAGCAGCTGCATGTCGCCGGCGACCGTGACCGCCGCAGGAACACCCACGGGGATGAGCAGCACGGCGGCCACGACGAGCCCCACCGCGAGGCCGCTGCTGCCGGGGATGATCGCACCGACGCGCGCGCTCATCCGGATGTACATGGCCCAGAACCCCGCCGCGATCAGGATGAACACGAGACCGAGCGGATCCAGCGGCTCGGAGCCGATCAGACCGTCGACGCCCAGAAGCACCATGCCCAGAAGCGCGACACCGACCCACGCCGCATCCGCGAGACGCCGCGTGAGCACCGCCGCCAGCACGAGCGGACCGAGGAACTCGATCGCGACGGCGGGACCGAGCGGGATGCGGTCGATCGCGGCGTAGAAGAATCCGTTCATGCCCGCGAGCGACAGCCCGAAGAACACGGCGGCGAGCCACTGCGACCGATTCCAGCGGATGGGTCGTGGCCGCACGATGACGACCAGCAGCAGCGCGGCGATCGCGACGCGCAGCGAGGTCACACCCCACGGGCCGAGCACCGGAAAGAGCTGGGCTGCCACAGCGGCGCCGAACGGCAGCGAGAGACAGGAGCAGACGACGAGAGCGACGCCCACGAGAGGACGGGATGACGCGGACTGCTGCACCCGTCCAGCCTACGGGCCGGTCAGGTCAGCTCGACGACGGGACCGACTCTCAGACGGCCGGGGCGGCGGGCGCCTCGTCGGCGCCCTGAGCCGAGCCCGGGGTGTCCTGCGGCTCGGGCACGAGGTACAGGCCGCTCGGTGCGTTCGCCGTGAAGGCGAGAGCCTCGATCCACGCCCGGTTGATCGACGGCTGCCGGCTGCCGAAGTACTTGAAGACGAGCGAGCTGCCCGGCTGCACCCACACGGTGGTGCGACCGCCGCCGACGCTCGAATCCTCACGCCAGCTGAACGGGAACGGCTCCGCGCGGCGCAGCTTGGCCGTGATCACGAGCTGCAGGTGAGTGAGGGCGCGATCCTCGATCTCGGTCTTCACGCTGCCCTCGTAGATGAACTTGCCCATGCAGCCCTCTCCTCCCATGTTTCAGGTGCATCGCATCGATCATAAGCAGAACAGACGACGTCTCCACGCCTCCGGTCCCGCCGGTGATCCGAGCTTCTCCGCAGGAGATCTTGCGGGTGGAGGGCGGCGAAGTCAACCCCCTCCGCCCGCTTCTCTCCGCCACATATTCTGGCGGGGATTGCGAGGAGGCGGCACCCATGAACGCACGACACATCGACGACCGACCCGACGAGGGGTACACCCCCACGACGACTCACGCGGAGTTCGGCGCGGGCAATCCTCGTCTGCGCGTCTCACGCGACGACCTGCGCTCCGAGTTCGCGCTCGAGGTCGACGTGGTGCGCATCGGATCCGGCGCGGACAACGAGCTGCGCCTCGAAGACGCCGACCCCGTGCACGCCACGATCACGCACGACGACCGCGACGAGTACGTCGTGGAGCTCCACGGCGAGGGTGAGATGAACACCAACCCCGACGCGGATGCCACGCATCCCGGCGAGCGCAAGCAGACCCTTCGCACGGGTGCGCGCTTCACGGTCGGCCCGTGGGAGCTCGTGTTCGCCCGCGACGAGTTCGCCGACCACGGACGCCCCTTCGGCGGTCGCCAGGGCGGCGAGTACTCTGACCAGCCGCTGCAGCCGTCGCGCCCCGGCTACGACGAGGCGGCGAGCGTCGAGGCGGACGCACCGACGCACCCCGACTCAGCCGAAGAGAACTGAGCGAAGAGGACTGAGCGACGCGAGCTGAGCGAAGAGGGCTGAGCCCGCTACAGCTCAGCGCCCCGGCACGAGCCCGATCCGCAGTGGTGCCCCCGGTGCGGATGCGGCGGTGATCGCCTCGTCGATCGCCGCCAGCTGTCGCACCTCGCCGACCGCGTCCGCGAACGGATAGGCGCGACCGCGGCCGGCGAGGAATCCCACCGCGTCGGCCAGCTCGGCGCCGGTGTAGTTGTGCACCCCGGTCACGGTGACCAGTCGTCGCACGATACTCTCGGCGTCGACCGGCACAAGGTCTGCGGGAAACACGCTGCCCACGAGCACGACCGTCCCGCCGGTACCCACGCCCGCGAGCGCCTCGGACACCGCATGGCCCGATGCCTCGATGACGACGTCAGGGTCACGGTCGAGCTGCGCCGCACCGAACCGTGCGGCGAGCGCGAGACGGTCGGGCGCGGGATCGAGCACCTCGACGGTCGCTCCGTGCTCGACGGCGATCGCCGCGGCCGAGAGTCCGACGAGACCCGCGCCATGGATGCGCACCGCTGCACCATCGAGGTCGTGGTCGCGCGCGGCGCGCGCCACGGCGGCCCAGGCGGTGGCGGTCGCGCACGAGGCGGGTGCGAGGACGGATGCCGGCAGCGACTCGGGCACCCGCACGATCGTCGTGCCCGCTCGCACCTGCACGTGGGTGCCGAAGGCACCGGTGAGATCGCCGTGCACGCCGACCCGATCATGGCCGTACTTGCCGAGCGTGCGGCACTTCTGCGTCAGTCCGCGTGCGCATCGATCGCACGTGCCGCACGAGATCGTCACCGACCACACGACACGGTCGCCGATGCGCAGCGGCGTGCCGTCGACCGCGGTCGCCCCCGCGTCGCCCGTCGCGATCACGCGTCCCACGCTCTCGTGTCCGAGCACCAGCGGCACGGGAGCCGATCGGCGCCCCTGCACGGTGTGCACGTCGGACCCGCAGATCGTCGACATCTCCACCGCCACGAGCACGTCGTGATCCGCCAGAGCGACGCCGGGAACCGCGATCATCTCGTGCGCGTGCCCCTCGCCGATCCACACCATGGCGGTCGCGGCCGGGCGCAGGGTGACGTCACGGCGATGGCCGGGAGGACGGATCAGCAGCGTTCCCATGTCATCGCCCGATTCAGACGGTCGCGACGAGAGGCAGCAGACCGCGCTCGGCGAGTGCGCCGTGGAGCCCGGTCACATCCGCGAGCACTGCGTCTGCTCCGGCATCCGTGAGCGCCCGGACGTCGTGGGCGCCGGTGAGCACACCCGCGACGAAACCGGCCCCCGCACGGCGACCGGATTCGACGTCGCTGACGGTGTCGCCCGCGACCGCGACCGCGGCGACCGAGGAGGTCTGCGTGCGGATCAGCGCCGTCAGCACGAGGTCGGGCGCGGGGCGCCCTCGGCCGGCATCCACCGGCGACAGCACCAGGTCGACGAGACCGCCCCAGCCCAGGCCGTCGATCAGCGCATCCCGGGTCACGGGCGCGAACCCGGTCGTGAGGACGACCGAGAGACCGGCATCCTTCAGACCCTGGATCGCATCCGCCGCACCGGGGATCTCGGTGACCCCCTGCTCCGCGACGATCTCCGCGTAGGCGCCCTCGAACGCGGCGGTGGCACGCTCGGCCGCGGCGCGGTCGCCCCCGGCGAGATACGTGAACACGTCGATCTTCGACTGCCCCATGGTCGCTCGCACGTGAGCGAGTGCGTCATCCCACGGCATGCGATCAGCGACCCCGGTGCGCTCGGCGGCGCGCTGGAACGCGGTCTCGACGACCCCGTCATCGAGCACGGTGGTGCCGGCCATGTCGAGGACGACGAGTTCGAGTGCACGGGCCTCTTCGAGTGCGCGGCTCTCTTCTTGTGCAGCGGTCATGATGATCCTTCCATTGCGGGTGCCCACCCGAAGGCGGCGGTGAGATTCTCTTCGGCGAGCCCCAGACCCGTGGTCATTCCGATGCCGGTGGTCGCGGCGAGCACCAGCACCCCCTCATCGCCCCTGTCGATGAGGAAGTCCTGTGCAGCCTTCGCGTAGACGCCCTGCCAGCGCTCCAGCACGCGGGGTGCCGGCATGTCGAACAGCGCTTCCGCCTCAGCCAGGAAGGCGGCGAACGCGGCCTCCGGCTGGAACGGGTCGGGCGCGGTCGACGTGGAGTGCGAGTCGCCGATGATGAGGGTGCCGTCCGGCAGCTGCGTGTACATC contains the following coding sequences:
- a CDS encoding type II toxin-antitoxin system Phd/YefM family antitoxin, with product MSTHNVLEARNSLSRLIAESQAGGDVIITKRGTPVARIVPVGPVDVVRSGRLLVEWIEGNPLPERLTREASELDAQIEDSRDSWE
- a CDS encoding NAD(P)H-dependent flavin oxidoreductase produces the protein MTDLCELLGIEHPIFLGPFGGLSSVALAAAVSDAGGLGGYGLYGYDGDRIRSTVAALRAATSRPFAVNIWLPTGDEVAPNPQHTVFAQALEPFFEAVGVEVPSRPDRYLPPLDEQLDAIWESAPPVLSTVFGAPSVEIVDEAHSRGIRVVGAATTVTEATALADVGVDVVVATGLEAGGHRVSFLRPPEESLVGTFALIPQVVDAVDVPVIAAGGIADRRGVAAAFALGSSGVQVGTAFLATAESAANDAHRDAIRTTAADATVLTRAMSGRLARGARNRVVRAIEASGTIARFPMQNWLTGQFRAAAGQQNLGELQSLWMGQGAPLARYATAADAFAELLAGVPPRL
- a CDS encoding DUF7882 family protein, whose protein sequence is MGKFIYEGSVKTEIEDRALTHLQLVITAKLRRAEPFPFSWREDSSVGGGRTTVWVQPGSSLVFKYFGSRQPSINRAWIEALAFTANAPSGLYLVPEPQDTPGSAQGADEAPAAPAV
- a CDS encoding DUF6412 domain-containing protein, with the translated sequence MSEWFGQMLGFVASALGVVAMPDAAALGVAIALIALTTLTIVVALSVAPTSPSTAPHPLRAIDVSTLLAQSDPDAAGHPRPRAPGVAVPA
- the purU gene encoding formyltetrahydrofolate deformylase, producing the protein MSQPDTARLLIACDDQPGIVSAVAGVLAAHGANIISLDQHSTDSEGGRFFQRTVIHLPGLSAARPALEADIAQVAERFGMEWSLHDTARRKRVAIFVSKYDHCLMELLWRTQRGQLDVDITMVVSNHPDLAESVRSFGVPFVHIPSGDKQAMEQRQLELLSGNVDLVVLARYMQILTDGFIEGLGAPIINIHHSFLPAFIGANPYARAKDRGVKLIGATAHYATADLDEGPIIEQDVTRVTHSESAADLQSRGADVERLVLARAVQWHAEDRVIVHGRSTVIL
- a CDS encoding HAD family hydrolase, whose protein sequence is MTAAQEESRALEEARALELVVLDMAGTTVLDDGVVETAFQRAAERTGVADRMPWDDALAHVRATMGQSKIDVFTYLAGGDRAAAERATAAFEGAYAEIVAEQGVTEIPGAADAIQGLKDAGLSVVLTTGFAPVTRDALIDGLGWGGLVDLVLSPVDAGRGRPAPDLVLTALIRTQTSSVAAVAVAGDTVSDVESGRRAGAGFVAGVLTGAHDVRALTDAGADAVLADVTGLHGALAERGLLPLVATV
- a CDS encoding FHA domain-containing protein, giving the protein MNARHIDDRPDEGYTPTTTHAEFGAGNPRLRVSRDDLRSEFALEVDVVRIGSGADNELRLEDADPVHATITHDDRDEYVVELHGEGEMNTNPDADATHPGERKQTLRTGARFTVGPWELVFARDEFADHGRPFGGRQGGEYSDQPLQPSRPGYDEAASVEADAPTHPDSAEEN
- a CDS encoding EamA family transporter, with translation MQQSASSRPLVGVALVVCSCLSLPFGAAVAAQLFPVLGPWGVTSLRVAIAALLLVVIVRPRPIRWNRSQWLAAVFFGLSLAGMNGFFYAAIDRIPLGPAVAIEFLGPLVLAAVLTRRLADAAWVGVALLGMVLLGVDGLIGSEPLDPLGLVFILIAAGFWAMYIRMSARVGAIIPGSSGLAVGLVVAAVLLIPVGVPAAVTVAGDMQLLLLAAVTAVLSSVIPYSFELAALRRLPQRVFGVLLSLEPAFATLAGWLILGQSATPLRMLAIALVVAASVGTTLGVRRQRRRADAENDRDDEGEPDDETGPFTAPIPLPE
- a CDS encoding alcohol dehydrogenase catalytic domain-containing protein: MGTLLIRPPGHRRDVTLRPAATAMVWIGEGHAHEMIAVPGVALADHDVLVAVEMSTICGSDVHTVQGRRSAPVPLVLGHESVGRVIATGDAGATAVDGTPLRIGDRVVWSVTISCGTCDRCARGLTQKCRTLGKYGHDRVGVHGDLTGAFGTHVQVRAGTTIVRVPESLPASVLAPASCATATAWAAVARAARDHDLDGAAVRIHGAGLVGLSAAAIAVEHGATVEVLDPAPDRLALAARFGAAQLDRDPDVVIEASGHAVSEALAGVGTGGTVVLVGSVFPADLVPVDAESIVRRLVTVTGVHNYTGAELADAVGFLAGRGRAYPFADAVGEVRQLAAIDEAITAASAPGAPLRIGLVPGR
- a CDS encoding glutamine amidotransferase-related protein; translation: MVSLLYVCVRPELGAADAEHASFRRALGVDVVDRLDLLTERLDPARLARYAGVVVGGSPFNVSDAHKSPVQLRVEADLEQIARRAIASEIAAFFTCFSIGVVTRMLGGEVTSDTPESASATVIETTEAGAADPVFGPSAPALTVFTAHKESAAAVPEGAVLLATNDTCPVQAYRVGTHLYTAQFHPEPTPRDFADRMTFYRTTGYFDPDEFDLVQGQVLSASVTEGAALLRRFAQTFAAA
- a CDS encoding type II toxin-antitoxin system VapC family toxin; the encoded protein is MIYLDSCILIYALEDSGPRGDAVRRALAAVDSPVASSPLALQECLVGPLRDRNVEVRDRYLALFDRIEIVDLDVAVFVRAAELRADFRLKTPDAVHLAAAQLSECTELWTNDKRLATASRGLAVDVIG
- a CDS encoding YidC/Oxa1 family membrane protein insertase; translation: MDIFAFPPLTALLDAAYGALAGLASLLDPLAGASAAALAVVLVTLLVRALLIPVGFSQARAEQTRARLAPKLRELQRRHKKNPERLQKEMLELYRSENTSPFAGMLPVLAQAPVVGLLYTLFIRPEIAGHPNDLLTHDLFGAPLGTSLISSVFGGTASPSTLLVFGVLIVIMLVVADITRRVFTPAPVEGDSPSNSPTMVRVTSALHYLTAVFAVFVPLAAALYLTVTVVWTLVQRSLLRRRYPLPVPATVAA
- a CDS encoding glutaminase is translated as MQEIGRTASQLLADAREALAGAPKEGLGEERDSRWRGQRIVRVGEAWHLGALLLTDTHTLATSEVLRAADPGRRGYTAESARERAARRALALRGGFGEGEVAHIGWTVIDVEAVDAGGESGPLKLIDGVPSVHWSTAGGWMPLEAYLRERVELLRG